The region TCCGGCCGGGCAGGAGGTGGTTCCCCAGGCCGGCAGCGTCAACGACCCGTTCTCGATCTCGTCGGGCGTCAGCGGCGGGGCGGGCGGGTTCCCGACGGTCCTGGTCGGCATCGGCGTCGGCGTCGGGGGCGTGGTCGGGGTCTCGACCACCGGCGGCGTCGTCGTGGCCGGCGCGGGTCCGCCGTCACCACGGGGAAAGAAGGCGAACGCGGTGCCGGTCGCGGCACCGAGCATCACCAGGGCCGCGGCCGAGGAGGCCAGGGTGCGTTGCAGGCCGAGGCGGTGAGACGTACGCAGGGTGCGGTCCCGCAGGTCCACCGGCGCGGCCTCCTCCGCCAGGTCGGCCAGGTCGCTGCGAAGACGGTCGAGGTTCATCGGGCGCTCCCTTCCAGGAGGTACATGTCGGCGAGTTCGGGGGCGACGGCGCGTAGCCGGGCGAGTGCCCTTGAGGTCTGGCTCTTGACCGTGCCGGCGGAGACGCCGAGCAGTTCGGCCGCCTCCGCTTCGCTGCGGTCCTCGAAGAACCGCAGCACCAGCACCGCCCGCTGCTTCGCGGACAGCTTCAGCAGCGCGGCCCGCAGGGACAGCCGCAGTGCGGTCTGGTGCGCGTGGTCGGTCGAGGCGTCCCGACGCGGCTCGGGCAGCTCACCGGTCATCGACTCGGCCACCCGGCGCCGCCGCCACCAGGAGACTTGCAGGTGGTACATGGTCTTACGGGTGTACGCCTCGGCGTTGCCGGTCTCGTGCAGTCCCCGCCAGGCCCGGTGGGTACGAGCCAACGCCGACTGGACCAGGTCCTCGGCCAGGTGCTGGTCCCCGGTCAGCAGGTACGCCGAGCGCAGCAGCGCCGGGGTACGCGTACGGACGAAGGTGTCGAACTCGTTAAGCGAGGGATCCACCCGAACCGGTCCTTGGGGTAGTGGAACGTGGGCAAGTCATGCCACCCAAGACGCGACCTTGCGACGCGAGGTTGCCGGTCGTACGAAATGCTTGGACGTCGGGTTTGTGACATGCCAGGCTGCCTGGATGCTGCTTCGGATGTCCACGCTCTTCCTTCGTACGCTGCGGGAGGATCCGGCGGACGCGGAGGTGCCGAGCCACCGGCTGCTGCTGCGGGCCGGCTACGTCCGGCGGGCCGCGTCCGGCGGCTACACCTGGCTGCCGCTGGGCAAGCTGGTGCTGGACCGGGTGGCGCAGGTGGTCCGGGACGAGATGGCCGCGATCGGCGGCCAGGAGATCCACTTCCCGGCCCTGCTGCCCCGTGAGCCGTACGAGTCGAGCGGCCGGTGGACCGAGTACGGCGACGACATCTTCACGCTCAAGGATCGGCGCGGCGCCGAGCACCTGCTCGCGCCGACGCACGAGGAGATGGCCGCACTGCTGGTACGGGACCTGTTCAGCTCGTACCGGGACTTTCCGGTGATCCTCTACCAGGTACAGACCAAGTTCCGGGACGAGGCGCGGCCCCGGGCCGGGTTGCTGCGCGGGCGGGAGTTCCTGATGAAGGACGCCTACTCGTTCGACCTGAACCAGGCCGGGTTGCAGGCCGCGTACGACCAGCACCGGATGGCGTACCAGCGGATCTTCGACCGGCTCGGGCTGGACTACACGATCGTCGCCGCCTCGTCGGGCTCGATGGGGGGGTCCGCGTCGGAGGAGTTCCTGGCCGCCACGCCGGTTGGTGAGGACACCTTCGTCGGCTGCACCGCCTGCCACTACGCGGCGAACACCGAGGCGGTGACGACGCCCGCGCCGGCCTCGGGAGACGTGCACGCGTTCGCGCCGGCGCAGGCGTACGACACCCCGGACACGCCGACGATCGAGTCGTTGGTACAGCTCGCGAACGCCCGTCGGCTCGGTGGTCGGGACGACTGGACGGCCGCGGACACGTTGAAGAACGTGGTCCTGTCGGTACGCCGGGTCGGGGTCGCCGAACCGGAACTGCTGGTGATCGGGATACCCGGCGACCGGGAGGTGGACCTGAAGCGGGTCGGGGTGGCGCTCTACCCGAACACCGCCACCCTCTTCGACGGGTTCGCCGACCGACCCGACCTGGTCCGCGGCTACATCGGGCCGCAGGTGCTGGCGAAACTCGGCATCCGGTACCTGGTCGACCCCCGGGTGGTGCCCGGCACCGCCTGGCTGACCGGCGCGAACGAGCCCGGCCGGCACGCGGTCAACGTGGTCAGCGGCCGGGACTTCATCGCGGACGGCACGATCGAGGCGGCCGAGGTCCGGGCCGGTGACCCCTGCCCGGCCTGCCGGTCCGGGAAACTGACGATCCGCCGGGGGATCGAGATCGGGCACATCTTCCAGCTCGGTCGCCGGTTCATCGACGCCTTCGCGATCGACGTGCTCGGTCCGGCCGGAAAACCGGTCCGGCCGATCATGGGCTCGTACGGCATCGGGGTCTCCCGCGCGGTAGCGGCCATCGCCGAACAGCACCACGACGAGCAGGGACTGGCCTGGCCGGCGGCGGTCGCGCCGGTCGACGTACACGTGGTGGCGGCGGGCCGGGGGCCGCAGGTCGAGGCGGCGTTGGGCCTCGGCCGGGAGTTGGCCGACGCCGGCCTGCGGGTGCTGGTCGACGACCGGTCGCAGGTGTCGGCCGGGGTCAAGTTCGCCGATGCCGAGCTGATCGGCATTCCGCGCACGGTAGTGGTCGGCCGCCGGCTCGCCGACGGGTACGCCGAACTGCGCGACCGGGCCAGCGGTGAGCGGACCGAACTGCCGGTCGCCGAGATCGTCGCCCAGCTCACCGGGCTGCGCCGGCTGGCCGAGTAGCCGCCCCGGCGCTGACCGGTCACCGGTCAGCGCCACTGACGGGCGGCGCGGCCGTCAGTTCCGGTGGCCGGCGCGCAGCGAGTCGTAGTAGCGCAGGCACTCGTCGTACGCCGGGAGCAGCCCCGCCTCGCGCACCTCGGCCAGGCTCGGGCCGTTGGCGTCCCGCTCGGAGAACTTCGGGGTGATGTCGGTCGGGATCGGCAGGGCGAGTTCCTCGTCCAGCACGTTCACGATCCGCTCCCGCTTGGGGGCGTAGCCGGTCGAGCAGACGTAGCTCAGCACGGTGTCGTCCTCAAGCGCGACAAAACCGTGGCCCAGCCCCTCGGAGAGATAGAGGGCGCGGTAGTCGATCGTGTCCAGCCGGACCACCTCGTGCTGGCCGAACGTCGGCGAGCCGACCCGCAGGTCGACCACAATGTCCAGCAGGGCGCCCTGCGGGCAGTAGACGTACTTGCCCTGACCGGGCGGTACGTCGGCCCAGTGGATGCCCCGGACCACGCCGCGGCTGGAGACACTGTGGTTCATCTGTACGGCGGACAACTGGAAACCCAACACGTCGGCGAACGCGACGGCGTCGTACCAGACGAGGAAGTTGCCACGGCTGTCGGGGAATTGTTGGGGCACGAACTCCCAGGCACCGGAGATCGACAACTCGGTGGCTTTCACCTTTTCACCTTTCACGCAATCAGCAACAGCACACGATACCGGGCGAGGCCGAACATCCAGGTGAGGTGGGGATCCCAACCGGGTGTGACGTTCCGGCCACGGGGTACCGGAATGACATCGACGTACACATTTCACGGAGGCTTTCATGACCAACTATCGGGTCGCCGACCTGATGACCCGACAGGTTGTATACCTGTCGGCGCAGACCACCCTGGACGAGGCGGCCAGAGCGATGGCGGACGCGGACATCGGCGACATCGTGGTGACCGACGGGCAGAGCCTGTTCGGCATGGTGACCGACCGGGACATCGTGGTCCGGGCGGTGGCCGAGCACAGGGACCCGGCGAAGACGACGCTCGGCTCGATCGCCACCCGGGAGATCGTGATGATCGAGCAGAGTTCGACCGGGGCCGAGGCGGCCCGGATGATGCGGGAACGGGCCGTACGCCGGGTGCTGGTCTGTGACTCGGACCGTCAGCTCGTCGGGATCATCTCGCTGGGCGACCTGGCCCAGCAGCTCGACCCGTCGTCCGCGCTGAGCGAGATCAGCGAGGCGAGTTCGAGCAGTTGACGAGGGGCTGGGTAGCCTGGGTCGCATGCCACCGAAGCTCGCCGAGATCGTCGAGGAGTTCGCCTCCGCCCCGCGTGACCTGGTGCTGGAGATGCTGCTCGAATACTCCGACGCGGTCCCGCCACTGCCGGCCGAGCTGGCCGGGCACGCCGGCATGGAACAGGTCCCGGAGTGCCAGACCTCGTTCTTCCTGCGCGCCGAGGTGACCCCGGAACGTACGGTCGACACCTGGTTCGACTGCCCGCCGGAGGCGCCGACCACCCGCGCGTTCGCCGGCATCCTCGCCGAGGGGCTGGCCGGGGCGAGCGCCGAGGAGGTGCTCGCCGTACCGGACGACCTCTACCAGCGGATGGGCCTGGCTCAGGCGATCAGCCCGTTGCGCGTACGCGGCGGCACCGCGATCCTGGCCCGACTCAAGCGGCAGGTACGGGAACAGATCGGCTGACCCGGCGCGTTGCACCTGTGCGTGGAAATCGATCTCTATGCGGACGTCGTCTGCCCCTGGTGCTACATCGGTAAGACCCGACTCGAAGAGGCGCTCAGGGCGTACGACGGCGAGGTGACGGTCCGGCTGCGGCCGTTCCAGCTCGACCCGTCGCCGGTGCCCGAGCCGCTGCCGATACTGGAGGCGCTGGGCGCCAAGTTCGGTGGCACCCAGCGGGCGGAACAGATGATCGCCCGCGTGGTGGACGTCGCCGCCGGCGCCGGGCTGACCCTGCACTACGACCACGCGTTGGCCGCGAACACCTTCGACGCACACCGGCTGGTCTGGTTCGCCGGGCAGCGCGGGCTGGACAGCAGGATGGTCGACGCGCTCTACCGGGCCCACTTCGTCGACGGGGTCGACGTCGGTTCACCGGCCGCGCTCGCCGGCGTGGCCGCCGGGGTCGGGCTGGACGAGACCGAGGTACGGGAGTTCCTCGACTCCACCGCCGGCACCGACGAGGTACGGGCCGAGCTGGCCGAGGCCCGCGAGTTGGGCATCAGCAGCGTGCCAACCTACGTACTGGCCGGCAAGTACGCGGTCACCGGCGCCCAGGAGGCGGAGACCCTGCTCGCGGCACTGAACGAGGTGGCCCAGCGCGAGGCAGCCGCCTGACCGGCACATTCGGATGTTGCACGTGAAACAGTATTGATATACATCGAAGCGCCGAGTGGGGGCGCCAGGGCAGGGCGCCGGACCCGATTCCCCGTGTCGGGTCCGGCGCCCTCCCCGCTCAGGGAGGTGTCCGATGGGCAGATGGAAGTGGTTCGCGAACCCGTACGAGCCTGAACCGAACGAAAGGACCGGTCCCGCGACGGCGTACGGCAGCAGGTCTGGCGCCTACCCTGCCGAGCCGTCGCCGGACGAGCGACGAGAGCAGATCAGCGACGAGCAGAACGACGTCGGGTAAGGCCACATTGAGCAGAACAGCATCGAGCAGAAGCGGGCCCGGATGCGCGCCAACCGGGGATCCCGTTGGCGGGCGATATGAGCGACGGCCCCCGTTCCACGAGCACGAACCTCAGTCCGGCGCTCTGGCCCGCCCTGCTCGCCGGTGCCCGCGTTGTTGCCGAGCGCCACGCGGACGGAATGCTGTGCGACTACCGCATCACCCCGGGCGTGTGCTCCCGGCTCAACGGCGCCCAGACGTACCTGACCGACCCTGAGATGTTGCGGGTGGAGCGCAAGGCAGCAGAGATCAAGGACAGGTCATGAGCCGCCCGAACGTCGCCGTCGGGACGGTGTTGCGGCTGGCAGCGGGCGAATGGTCGGACGGTACGGGGCTACCCGCCGAGACTCACCTGGTCATCTGGGTGTCCCGGGTCCACACCGACCGCGCTCCCGAGGATGCTCCGGGGGTCTGGGTCACTGGGCACCTGTTGGAGTGTGAGTGGCCGACGTCCGACTGCACCTCACCCTGTAGCCATGCGTACGTCTACTGGGAACCGCTCGCACGAGCGGCGGCATCGGAGTGAGTCGGCACGACGAACCGGTGGACCAGGCCACGCTCCGGCTCGCCGCCGACCGGACATGGCGTCAGCACGAACCCGTCGACGCGGACAGGACGTATAACGCGTCGAACTCGTACGCCTTCTTTGGTGTGCTCACATCAAAGAAGGTGTACGAACAAAACGAGTAACCCGCTCCGGCGACGGAAGATTGGGTGGTTTGCGCAGAATGGCCAGCTCAGGCGGCCGGTCGGGCCAGGTCGGTCACCACGCGCGCGTTGGGCAGGGCGGCCAGGGCCCGGCCGGGCAGCGCGATCTTGCTGTGCCGTACGCCGGAACCGATGATCACGTACTTGGTGTCGACCACCCGCTCGTCGACCAGGATCGGCCACTCGGCGGGCAACCCGATCGGCGTGATGCCGCCGTACTCCATCCCGGTGAGGCTGACCGCCTCGTCCATCGGGGCGAAGCTCGCCTTGCGTACGTCGAGCTGGCGGCGCACCACGCCGTTCACGTCCGCCCTGGTGGTGGCGAGGATGATGCAGGCCGCGTAGCGGGTGACTCCCTCACGCTTGCCGGCCACCACCACACAGTTGGCCGACACGTCCAACCCGACCTCGTACGCCGCACAGAAGGCGGCGGTGTCGGCGAGCGTGGCGTCGATCGGCGCCACCAGGATGTCGTCCACCGGCACCGAGGACTCGACCGGCCAGCCCCGGACGGCCGTAGCCACCGGTGGGGCGAGCAGGTCGAGGCGGGTCCGGGCCGGTTCGGTGCGCAGGGTCCCCATCACGGCTTGATCCTCGCACCGCCGACGCCCGACCGCCCACCCAGGCCCACCTGGCAACAAGGGGCACGGACCAATGGTCAGCTTCCGCTGAGGAAGGCGTTCTCGCGGGCGAAGGTGCGTTCCTCCAGCCGGGCCCGCTCATCGGCCTGCTCGGCGCTCTCCTGCCGGGACTGGGCCACGTCCTGCAAGCCGTGGCGTACGGCGAGGCGCATCACGCCGTAGAGGCAGGGGAATCCACCGACGTACAGCAGCACTGCGGCAGCGAGTTCAAGCATGGCTTCACGTTAGGGCGACGGATTGTCCGAGAAGCCCTCATTTCTCGGCTGATCCCCCGTACGTGTCGGCGAGGTAGTCGGCCCAGGTACGGGTGCCGGTCGGGGTGGCGGCGGTGGTCAGCGCACCCGCACGCACCGTCCGGCCGAACGCGCCCGGAAACCGGATCGGCAGGATCGGCCGGCGTCGGCCCCGCGCGGTCAGCCAGGCGGCGGCCGCCTCGTCGTACCGGAGCACCTGCGGTCCGCCGTACTCCTCGATGGCCCGGCTCGGGCCGGCGTCCAGCCGGCCCGCGATCCGGCCGGCCACGTCGCGCGGGTCGACCGGCTGGGCCAGCAGGGCCCGGTCGCCGAGCACCGGCCCGAGCCGGCTGGCACCGCCGAGTATCTGGTCCAGCAACTGCGGGAACTGGGTGGCCCGCAGGATGCTCCAGGGCACCGCGCCCGCCGCCACAATCTGCTCCGCGGCGAGTTTGAGCCGGTAGTACCGCATCGGCACCTTGTCGATGCCGACGATGGAGACGTACAGCAGGTGACGTACCCCGGCCTCGGCGGCGTCGGTGACCAGCCGGCGGGTGCCGGCCACGTCGACCCGCCCGCTGTACGGCCCGGTGGCGGAGGCCAGGTGGACGACCGCGTCCACGCCGAGCACGGCCAGGTCCACGCCGGTACCGGCGGCCAGGTCGCCGACCACCCATTCGACCCCGTCCGCCGCCGGTCGCGGCCGTCGGCTCATTCCTCGTACGTCGTGTCCGGCGTCGTGCAACCGCGGTACGACCTCCCGGCCGAGCGTGCCGCTGGCACCGGTGACCAGAACCCTCATCGTGTGCTCCTTTCCCGATGGTGGGACGGGGTGATCGCTCGAAGTGTGACGGTGGCGTCGGTCACGGTTGACGAATTTGGCTAATGCCATTAACTTTGCGGTTATGACGATTAACTTCCTTGATCGCGGCGAAGGCCGGATCGCGTACACGGTGCAGGGGGAAGGTCCCCTGGTCATCTGCCTACCCGGTATGGGCGAGCTGCGCTCGGTATACCGGTTCACCGTGCCCGCCCTGCTCGACGCGGGCTACCGGGTCGCCGTACCGGACCTGCGCGGCCACGGCGACAGCGACGACGGCTTCCGCGACCACGACGACGAGGCGCTGGCCGGCGACGCCCTGGCCCTGATCGACCACCTCGGCGGCCCCGCCTTCCTGGTCGGCAACTCGATGGGTGGCAGCGCCGCCGTCCTCGCCGCGGCGGCCGAACCCTCCAGGGTCACCGGACTGGCACTGATCGACGCCCTGGTCCGGGACCCGAAACTGAACCCGGTCCTGGTTTCCCTGATGCGGCTGCTGCTGGTCAAGCCCTGGGGGCCGGCCGCCTGGCGGGCGTACCTCAAGACGCTCTACCCCGGACGGCCGCCGGCCGACCAGACCGAACACCTCGCCGAGATCGCGACGAGCATGCGCCGGGGCGACCACTGGCGCTCGTTCGTCAAGACCACCAGGCTGTCGCACGCCGTGGTCGAGGGACGGCTGGACGCGGTCCGGGCACCCACCCTGGTGGTGATGGGTGAGAAGGACCCCGACTTCCCCGACCCGGTGGCCGAGGCCCGGTACATGACCGAGCGGTTGTCCGCCGAACTGCTGCTGGTGCCCGACAGCGGGCACTACCCGATGACCGAGTACCCCGAACTGGTCAACCCGGCGCTGGTCGCCTTCGTCGACCGGGTCCACGCGAATGCCTAGAGCCGGCCTCACCCCGGCGATCGTGGTCGCCGAAGCAGCCAGGGTCGCCGACGAGCAGGGACTGGACCGGCTCACCCTGGCCGCCGTCGCACAGCAGCTCGGAGTCACCCTGCCCAGCCTCTACAAACACGTACGGGGTCTGGACGGGCTGGCGCAGCAGCTCGCCATCCGGGCGCTGGGCGAGCTGACCGAGCGGGTCACCACGGCCACGGTCGGCCTGTCCGGCACCGCCGCCGTACGGGCGATGGCCTCGGCGTACCGGGACTACGCCCGTACCCACCCGGGCAGTTACGCGGCCACGCTCCGGGCACCGGACCCCGGCGACCCGGCACACGTCGTCGCCGCCGAGCGGAGCGTGCGCGTGGTCTACGCGGTGCTCGCCGCGTACGGCCTCGAAGGGGACAGGGCGATCGACGCGACCCGGGCGATGCGCAGCGCCCTGCACGGGTTCGTCACCCTGGAGGCCGCCCACGGTTTCGGGCTGCCACAGAACCTCGACCGGTCGTACGACCTGCTGGTCGAGGCCCTCGACCGGGCACTGCGCAGCTGGCCCGAGGACTGAGCACCCCGACCGGGCCGGTCTAGGTACGGAGACTGACCCGGCCGGCGATCAGGCCACCGAGCAGGGCCAGGCCGGTGGCCACCCCGAACCCGGCCAGGTAGGTGCCCGGCCCCGGCGCCGCCGTCGCGGCCAGCAACGCCCCGGTGAACGCCAGTACGGTCGCACCCGACAGCGAATCGCTGAGCTGGAGCGCCGAACTGCTGCGCCCCTGTTCCCCCGGCGCGG is a window of Micromonospora sp. NBC_01699 DNA encoding:
- a CDS encoding YbaK/EbsC family protein, which codes for MGTLRTEPARTRLDLLAPPVATAVRGWPVESSVPVDDILVAPIDATLADTAAFCAAYEVGLDVSANCVVVAGKREGVTRYAACIILATTRADVNGVVRRQLDVRKASFAPMDEAVSLTGMEYGGITPIGLPAEWPILVDERVVDTKYVIIGSGVRHSKIALPGRALAALPNARVVTDLARPAA
- a CDS encoding alpha/beta fold hydrolase, whose translation is MTINFLDRGEGRIAYTVQGEGPLVICLPGMGELRSVYRFTVPALLDAGYRVAVPDLRGHGDSDDGFRDHDDEALAGDALALIDHLGGPAFLVGNSMGGSAAVLAAAAEPSRVTGLALIDALVRDPKLNPVLVSLMRLLLVKPWGPAAWRAYLKTLYPGRPPADQTEHLAEIATSMRRGDHWRSFVKTTRLSHAVVEGRLDAVRAPTLVVMGEKDPDFPDPVAEARYMTERLSAELLLVPDSGHYPMTEYPELVNPALVAFVDRVHANA
- a CDS encoding SDR family oxidoreductase; its protein translation is MRVLVTGASGTLGREVVPRLHDAGHDVRGMSRRPRPAADGVEWVVGDLAAGTGVDLAVLGVDAVVHLASATGPYSGRVDVAGTRRLVTDAAEAGVRHLLYVSIVGIDKVPMRYYRLKLAAEQIVAAGAVPWSILRATQFPQLLDQILGGASRLGPVLGDRALLAQPVDPRDVAGRIAGRLDAGPSRAIEEYGGPQVLRYDEAAAAWLTARGRRRPILPIRFPGAFGRTVRAGALTTAATPTGTRTWADYLADTYGGSAEK
- a CDS encoding CBS domain-containing protein, with the protein product MTNYRVADLMTRQVVYLSAQTTLDEAARAMADADIGDIVVTDGQSLFGMVTDRDIVVRAVAEHRDPAKTTLGSIATREIVMIEQSSTGAEAARMMRERAVRRVLVCDSDRQLVGIISLGDLAQQLDPSSALSEISEASSSS
- a CDS encoding TetR/AcrR family transcriptional regulator, which produces MPRAGLTPAIVVAEAARVADEQGLDRLTLAAVAQQLGVTLPSLYKHVRGLDGLAQQLAIRALGELTERVTTATVGLSGTAAVRAMASAYRDYARTHPGSYAATLRAPDPGDPAHVVAAERSVRVVYAVLAAYGLEGDRAIDATRAMRSALHGFVTLEAAHGFGLPQNLDRSYDLLVEALDRALRSWPED
- a CDS encoding SigE family RNA polymerase sigma factor, which encodes MDPSLNEFDTFVRTRTPALLRSAYLLTGDQHLAEDLVQSALARTHRAWRGLHETGNAEAYTRKTMYHLQVSWWRRRRVAESMTGELPEPRRDASTDHAHQTALRLSLRAALLKLSAKQRAVLVLRFFEDRSEAEAAELLGVSAGTVKSQTSRALARLRAVAPELADMYLLEGSAR
- a CDS encoding dTDP-4-dehydrorhamnose 3,5-epimerase family protein, with the translated sequence MKATELSISGAWEFVPQQFPDSRGNFLVWYDAVAFADVLGFQLSAVQMNHSVSSRGVVRGIHWADVPPGQGKYVYCPQGALLDIVVDLRVGSPTFGQHEVVRLDTIDYRALYLSEGLGHGFVALEDDTVLSYVCSTGYAPKRERIVNVLDEELALPIPTDITPKFSERDANGPSLAEVREAGLLPAYDECLRYYDSLRAGHRN
- a CDS encoding proline--tRNA ligase; its protein translation is MLLRMSTLFLRTLREDPADAEVPSHRLLLRAGYVRRAASGGYTWLPLGKLVLDRVAQVVRDEMAAIGGQEIHFPALLPREPYESSGRWTEYGDDIFTLKDRRGAEHLLAPTHEEMAALLVRDLFSSYRDFPVILYQVQTKFRDEARPRAGLLRGREFLMKDAYSFDLNQAGLQAAYDQHRMAYQRIFDRLGLDYTIVAASSGSMGGSASEEFLAATPVGEDTFVGCTACHYAANTEAVTTPAPASGDVHAFAPAQAYDTPDTPTIESLVQLANARRLGGRDDWTAADTLKNVVLSVRRVGVAEPELLVIGIPGDREVDLKRVGVALYPNTATLFDGFADRPDLVRGYIGPQVLAKLGIRYLVDPRVVPGTAWLTGANEPGRHAVNVVSGRDFIADGTIEAAEVRAGDPCPACRSGKLTIRRGIEIGHIFQLGRRFIDAFAIDVLGPAGKPVRPIMGSYGIGVSRAVAAIAEQHHDEQGLAWPAAVAPVDVHVVAAGRGPQVEAALGLGRELADAGLRVLVDDRSQVSAGVKFADAELIGIPRTVVVGRRLADGYAELRDRASGERTELPVAEIVAQLTGLRRLAE
- a CDS encoding DsbA family oxidoreductase; translation: MEIDLYADVVCPWCYIGKTRLEEALRAYDGEVTVRLRPFQLDPSPVPEPLPILEALGAKFGGTQRAEQMIARVVDVAAGAGLTLHYDHALAANTFDAHRLVWFAGQRGLDSRMVDALYRAHFVDGVDVGSPAALAGVAAGVGLDETEVREFLDSTAGTDEVRAELAEARELGISSVPTYVLAGKYAVTGAQEAETLLAALNEVAQREAAA
- a CDS encoding SufE family protein yields the protein MGRMPPKLAEIVEEFASAPRDLVLEMLLEYSDAVPPLPAELAGHAGMEQVPECQTSFFLRAEVTPERTVDTWFDCPPEAPTTRAFAGILAEGLAGASAEEVLAVPDDLYQRMGLAQAISPLRVRGGTAILARLKRQVREQIG